In one window of Cyanobacteriota bacterium DNA:
- a CDS encoding CHASE2 domain-containing protein translates to MTKHYSHGGWRWFPGGVMAFVIAIMLAMDSFSPLEHFVYRLLFQLRGATAWDDRLVLVTIDDESIRQLGRFPWSRQRYVQLLDRLSSAEASVVAIDLIWSEPSPDDSSLAAAMAQQGKVVLAQAWDKTGAPLVPVPTLAEAAIATGHVMKQADADSLVRCVDLQLRGQPALSIAAVQVYSLVKAPVTLPPLDQPLWVNWVGPISRAHSYSFADVIQGKVPAQAFHSKIVLVGVTATGLDSMVTPFDSYPPTGSVILHATMIQNLLQQNALRPLWGDWLWTPLLTGAFGL, encoded by the coding sequence ATGACAAAGCATTACAGTCACGGTGGTTGGCGATGGTTTCCAGGGGGGGTAATGGCATTTGTGATTGCCATCATGCTAGCTATGGACAGCTTTAGCCCCTTGGAGCATTTTGTCTATCGGTTGCTATTCCAACTACGGGGAGCCACGGCTTGGGATGATCGCCTAGTGTTGGTGACGATCGATGATGAGAGTATACGTCAGCTTGGACGTTTCCCGTGGTCTCGACAGCGATACGTGCAGCTACTGGACAGATTGTCTAGTGCAGAAGCCAGCGTTGTAGCAATTGACCTGATTTGGTCAGAGCCTAGCCCAGACGATAGCTCTTTGGCAGCAGCCATGGCACAACAGGGCAAGGTAGTTTTAGCCCAAGCCTGGGACAAAACAGGAGCTCCACTGGTGCCCGTCCCCACCTTAGCTGAGGCAGCAATTGCCACAGGTCATGTGATGAAGCAAGCAGATGCTGATAGTTTGGTTCGGTGTGTGGATCTTCAATTGCGCGGTCAACCTGCTCTATCGATCGCTGCCGTGCAAGTCTATAGCTTGGTTAAGGCTCCCGTTACCTTGCCACCCCTAGATCAGCCCCTGTGGGTCAATTGGGTTGGCCCCATATCCCGTGCTCACTCCTATTCCTTTGCCGATGTCATTCAAGGAAAAGTCCCTGCCCAAGCCTTTCACTCCAAAATTGTGTTGGTTGGCGTGACTGCAACTGGTCTAGATTCCATGGTCACACCGTTTGATTCCTATCCTCCTACGGGTAGCGTCATTCTACACGCCACCATGATTCAAAACCTGTTGCAACAAAATGCCCTGCGCCCCCTTTGGGGAGATTGGCTGTGGACCCCTCTACTGACAGGAGCCTTTGGACT
- a CDS encoding EAL domain-containing protein: MATPFVSNQDVTSTISPTGDMVAQLSTDSSVNHTTVVSNAALFISHELRTPLTSIQAVLHLLANPKYGALTQEGQRLLGIALSNSERLVRLANAIEKQPNSSLIVFSEETIKKLQLENDLHQALARQEMQLVYQPIISISTGHVIGFEGLLRWHHRNQGIIPPSVFITIAEQTGFIHELGLWVLQQGCEQLARWQQAFPIEDPLTMSLNLSAVQLQNPTLVCELQRIITETGIQPNTLKLEITESVLIEDYHRAVAVLAKLKAIGIQLYIDDFGTRYASLAQLQNLPIDGLKIDRVFVQKQLWALSEAIVHLASTLDLDVIAEGVELVSDLISLKQLGCTRVQGYFFSRPVDAEIADNLIATSYAIS, encoded by the coding sequence ATGGCAACACCATTTGTCAGCAACCAGGATGTTACATCCACAATCTCTCCAACAGGCGATATGGTTGCTCAGTTATCCACCGATAGTTCAGTGAACCATACAACAGTAGTGAGTAATGCGGCCCTATTCATTTCCCACGAATTGCGAACACCGTTGACATCTATTCAAGCAGTGTTACACCTACTCGCAAATCCCAAGTATGGAGCATTAACGCAAGAGGGACAACGATTGTTGGGGATTGCCCTCAGCAACAGTGAACGCTTAGTGCGCTTAGCCAATGCGATCGAAAAGCAACCGAATTCGTCATTGATCGTTTTTTCTGAAGAGACTATCAAGAAATTGCAGCTAGAGAATGACCTGCACCAAGCCCTCGCACGGCAAGAAATGCAGTTAGTTTATCAGCCTATTATCTCTATCAGTACAGGGCATGTTATTGGATTTGAGGGGTTGCTACGCTGGCATCATCGAAACCAGGGGATTATCCCTCCCAGTGTTTTCATTACGATCGCTGAACAGACAGGCTTTATCCATGAACTAGGGTTGTGGGTATTGCAACAAGGATGTGAGCAACTAGCTCGTTGGCAGCAAGCTTTTCCGATAGAGGATCCGTTGACGATGAGTCTTAACCTGTCAGCAGTACAACTCCAGAATCCAACATTAGTGTGTGAGTTGCAACGCATTATCACAGAGACAGGCATTCAGCCAAATACCCTCAAGTTAGAGATTACTGAGAGTGTTTTAATTGAAGACTATCACCGTGCTGTTGCTGTGCTGGCTAAGCTCAAGGCAATTGGCATTCAACTCTACATTGACGATTTTGGCACGCGATATGCCTCATTGGCGCAGTTGCAAAACCTGCCTATTGATGGCCTCAAGATCGATCGCGTGTTTGTACAAAAGCAGTTATGGGCGTTAAGTGAGGCGATCGTCCACCTGGCTTCTACGCTGGATTTAGATGTGATTGCTGAGGGGGTAGAACTAGTCAGTGACTTAATCAGCCTCAAGCAACTGGGTTGTACACGAGTGCAGGGCTATTTTTTCTCTCGACCTGTTGATGCTGAGATTGCCGACAACTTAATTGCTACTTCTTACGCAATATCTTAA
- a CDS encoding FecR family protein: protein MTLLGTVAIARLPINVRVNRWLKVRQPQGTVIYRQQGRSRPVRQGDRLQAVGDSVTTGKSSTAMLEVDTGIGFIQLAESTKVTVRSLGVAPDNGRITRLAIDYGQARLQVRRFTHEGSRLELQTPAGVSAVRGTEYGIAVQPDGKTGLATLEGAVTMTAQGKTVMVSGGLQTLTIPGQQPQPPVPLQDSTALRYDLERQVQNGIRRVRFIGYVDPVNTVLVNGVPQTTTATGQFSVSLPAVSSPTLQVTVITPLGRQQVHSLSLRL from the coding sequence ATGACACTGTTGGGTACAGTCGCGATCGCTCGACTGCCCATTAACGTGCGTGTTAATCGCTGGCTAAAAGTGCGGCAACCTCAAGGCACTGTTATCTATCGGCAGCAGGGGAGATCGCGCCCTGTGCGCCAAGGCGATCGTCTACAAGCTGTTGGAGATAGTGTTACAACTGGCAAATCATCTACAGCCATGCTAGAGGTAGACACGGGTATTGGGTTTATTCAACTAGCTGAAAGCACCAAGGTTACAGTACGCTCGCTGGGGGTAGCCCCTGACAATGGCCGCATTACTCGTCTAGCCATCGATTACGGGCAAGCACGGCTACAAGTACGGCGTTTTACCCATGAAGGTTCACGCCTGGAATTGCAAACACCTGCGGGGGTTAGTGCCGTGAGAGGCACTGAATATGGCATCGCGGTTCAGCCAGACGGCAAAACCGGACTAGCTACCTTAGAAGGTGCGGTTACGATGACTGCCCAAGGAAAAACGGTTATGGTCTCTGGGGGGCTACAAACTCTGACGATTCCTGGTCAACAACCACAGCCTCCGGTACCCTTGCAAGATAGCACTGCTTTACGGTACGACCTGGAACGGCAAGTCCAGAATGGAATTCGCCGAGTGCGGTTTATCGGTTATGTTGATCCTGTGAATACTGTGCTAGTAAATGGTGTTCCTCAGACTACGACCGCTACTGGCCAGTTCAGTGTCTCGCTGCCAGCCGTGTCATCACCGACGCTTCAAGTTACTGTGATTACGCCTCTGGGTCGGCAACAGGTTCACAGTCTATCCTTGCGTCTATGA